The sequence ATTTCAAGTAGGGAAAAATATAATTGAAGCAATAGGTTATAATGTAACTGAAAAAGTTGCTTATGATAGTATGACGATCAATTACACAACGCAGAAAAATGGAAGACCTGATGAAATTATTCTTAAAAAAGAAAGATTAAAAAACGGCAACTACTTAATAACAGCATATGCTGTTGACAAAAATGGCAAGCGTTGTATCGATTACGAAGAAAGAGTTTACTTTGCGGCGTTGAGCGGTGGAAAATTAATAGACAATCTTGGCACCCCCAATGGCAGCTGCGTAATAGAGATGGCAAACGGTAAGGCATTAATTGAATTCAAACATATTCCGTTGCAAAAGGGTATTGTAGAAGTTCGCAACCAGGATTTTAAGGGTACGTTCATAACTATCGAAGATTAATTATAACAATCTACAAATTATTAAAGGGAAATAATAATGAAAAATGAAAAAGTACTATTCTTTTTATCGCTATTGTATTGCTTCCTATTTATTAATTATGAAAGCTATGGGCAATTAAAAGGAACAGTACAAGGAAAGGTTAGTTCTGAAGGGGAGGCTCTTCCTTACGCTAATGTCATAATACTTGGAACAAGCTATGGCGCTTCAACCGATGCCGAAGGCTATTATAAAATTAGCGGCATCCCGGTTGGCACATATAAAATACAAGCCAGGTATATAGGTTTTGAGGCAAAAGAAGTTACGGTCGAAATAAAGGCAAACAAAATTACTGAGATTAATTTTTCTCTTGTTCCTACTGTTCTGGAAGGTATGGAAGTTATAACTATAACTGGGCAGGCAAAAGGACAGGTAGAAGCGATAAATCAACAACTTAATTCGAACACGATTGTTAATGTTGTGTCAAAAACGAAAATAGAAGAGCTTCCTGATGCAAACGCGGCAGAATCTGTCGGACGTCTGCCTGGAGTTTCGATTATTCGAAGCGGAGGCGAAGGAAATATGGTATCTATTAGAGGGTTGGAACCAAAATTTAATCTTATTACTGTAAACGGCGTAAGAATACCTTCCACAGAAAACGAAAATAGAAGCGTTGACCTCAGTATGTTCTCAGTAAATATGCTTGATGGAATTGAGTTAACAAAGGCAATAACGCCCGATAGAGACGCGGACGCAGTAGGGGGGATTATTGATTTTAAGGTTAACAGGGTGCAGCAAGGGCTTGATAGAAAAATACAAGTTCAACAAGGCTATAATGGACATTCAAAAACTTTTTATCCTTTTAAAATTAATGGCGCCATAAGTAATCGTTACTTCGATAATTCGGTGGGAGCTTACCTTTATTTAAATTACGAACAGGTGGATAGAAGCGCTCATCAATTTACAGGAAATTATGATGTGCAAGGAACTCCGCTTCCGGGAGAGGAATTTGTGAAAAACCTTACGGTTACGAATTTTTCATTAAGGGATGTGCGGTCTAAAGTTAAGCGCGTTGGGGCGACTCTAAACTTAGACTATTTACTCAGTAACGGTTCTATTATGTTAATGAATATTTTTAGTTATCTAAATAACGATAAAATTACTTATTATGATGGCTATAATGTGTCTAATGTAAATCATACTTATCGACTTATGCATGATAATTATGATTTGAGTTTACTTACCAATTCTTTTGTCTTTGATTATGATTTACAATGGATAAAGTCGGAGGTGAAATTATCCCATTCTGTATCTCAAAGAGATAATCCCACCGACTATTATGTAGAATTTCAAGAAAATTCGGCTTTTAGCGGGGACTGGGCTGAGCACATATATGATGGGCCGGCTATTT comes from Melioribacter roseus P3M-2 and encodes:
- a CDS encoding TonB-dependent receptor, which codes for MKNEKVLFFLSLLYCFLFINYESYGQLKGTVQGKVSSEGEALPYANVIILGTSYGASTDAEGYYKISGIPVGTYKIQARYIGFEAKEVTVEIKANKITEINFSLVPTVLEGMEVITITGQAKGQVEAINQQLNSNTIVNVVSKTKIEELPDANAAESVGRLPGVSIIRSGGEGNMVSIRGLEPKFNLITVNGVRIPSTENENRSVDLSMFSVNMLDGIELTKAITPDRDADAVGGIIDFKVNRVQQGLDRKIQVQQGYNGHSKTFYPFKINGAISNRYFDNSVGAYLYLNYEQVDRSAHQFTGNYDVQGTPLPGEEFVKNLTVTNFSLRDVRSKVKRVGATLNLDYLLSNGSIMLMNIFSYLNNDKITYYDGYNVSNVNHTYRLMHDNYDLSLLTNSFVFDYDLQWIKSEVKLSHSVSQRDNPTDYYVEFQENSAFSGDWAEHIYDGPAILQRYARNNLTETGLNTLVKQPSENLERNITGEINLTLPFNLGDAIYGKVKTGSKFRYTNKNANSNYYRSNPGIADSYDPTKGIAGVINAYPDRTFPMTSNGLIQMRPFWDSTFSISSFMNNKYNFGYALNKDIIEELYRRVSNNSYYYSPRGDINDNTVYERIYAGYLMSVINLGSNIMILPGVRYEKELSHYKGAYVIYEDTGLRANESSRRDSLQIRKNENWFPMLHLRFKASSWFDVRLAFTKTIIRPDYQYLVPKYFENSLGLSVIRGNPQLKPAIARNLDLSLAFHSNVIGLFTVSAFYKEIENMFYTISRPIISKDDALNLGLTSDKNGFTLTDPINNTSKAFIRGIEFDLQTRLWYLPGLLNGIVLSLNYTTMNSITYYPRTLLLQERLTTPPWFRITRIDTSRKGRMLDQPNDV